Below is a genomic region from Tursiops truncatus isolate mTurTru1 chromosome 4, mTurTru1.mat.Y, whole genome shotgun sequence.
CCACCCCCGCCTCCAGCTAGTCCATCTCTGGCCCGCCCGTGACCTCCACGTGACGCCTCCCGCCCAGAGCCCTCCACTGGGCCGCCCCTGCTTGGTTATGCCTTGTGCGCGTCCTGTGGCCCCCAGGCCCTCAGGGTGCCGGGACGAGGGCAGCTCAGTGTGGCCCATCAGCCGGAGCCCAGGGTCTTCCTCGGCCCTAATTCCGCGCCTCTTCTCAGCTCTGGCCGTGACCTTTCGCCCTGACGGTGCCGAGCTGGCTGTGGCCACGCTGGACTCGCAGATCACCTTTTGGGATCCCGAGAACGCGGCGCAGACGGGCTCCATCGAGGGCAGGCGCGACCTCAAGACGGGCAGGAAGGAGCTGGACAAGATCACTGCCAAGCACGCAGCCAAGGGGAAGTGAGTGCTCGGGGGGGCTGTCCTGGAGCCCAGGGCTCCGCAGCGGGGCCCCCCAGAGGGAGCAGGGTGTCGGCGGGGTCCGTGTGGATGAACAGGCTGCTGCATCCTCCCACCCCGAGGACCAGCACCTGTGGCCCGTTTTCAGTTGTCTCAGGTGCATCCCTGCCAGTGTCATTGCCAGGCCCCCTAGTGACTCTGTTTCACTTTTTGAGGACGCCTCCACCCCGACTGTTTGCAAGGAGCTTGCACAGTTTGCATCCCCTCAGGGCAGGGGCTTCCACTGTGCCCACATCATTGGCAATGCTCCTTCCTGCCTGTTCTTAAGAGTCCCCGCTGTTCTGGCGGGTGTGAGCGGGTGCCTCCTAGTTCCAGTTTGCATCTCCCTGAGCAGTGATGATCTtggcatcttttcacgtgccgaTGGACCATTTGTGTGTGGGCTCTGAGCACTTTTTCTCCAGAGCCTCTGCCTGTTCTCATGGGCCGTCTGTATCGCCGAGTTGTAAGAGCTCTTTGTGTACCTGAGACTCGAGACCCCTATCAGATGCACACTTCGCAAGTATCTTCTTCCTCCCGTGGCTCGTCTCCACTTTCTCGAAGGTGTTGTTTGAAGCACGTTTTTAATTGTGACAAAGGCccacttacatattttttcctttgtcactTGTGCTCtcggtgttgtatctaagaatcTTCTGCCTGACCCAAGGTCACCGTCTCAGGTCCTGTGAGCCAGCAGGGCAGTGAGCGCCAGGTTTCTGGTTCTGCGGGCCTGAGTAGACACCCCTGTGAGCGCCGCCGTGAGCGGGGCAGGCGGGCCCCTCCCCGCGGCCCTTCTGGGAGCCGCCCTGCCTCTCGGAAGCTGCAGCGTTGCCCCTCCTCCAGGGGCCGTGCTGCCCAGAGGAGCCTGGTGACTGGGCCATGGTTCTGACCCTGCGGGGTTTAGGCCAGAGCCCTGGAGGATGCTGGGGAGGGTGCTGTTTGGCCCTCTGGGCGGCAGCTGAGGCCGCGTCCCCTCTGCAGGGCCTTCACCACCCTGTGCTACTCTGCGGACGGCCAGAGCATCCTGGCGGGAGGGATGTCCAAGTTTGTGTGCATCTATCACGTCAAGGAGCAGATTCTCAGGAAGAAGTTCGAGATCTCCTGCAACCTCTCTCTGGACGCCATGGAGGTGAGCGAGCGCCGCAAGGCCGCAGAGCAGGGCCCGGGGGCTGCACGGGACCCCTGTGTGGGCCCTGCTGCGAACGCCCCGGGCTGCCCGGCCTCGCCCGTGGCCCTGCTCACGCCCCGGCTCACGGGGACCTGGGGGGGGGCCTCTGGACAGGTGTGCCTGCCGGCGTTCACCTGCTCTGGCTCCCCTGCCGGGCGAGGGGCTTCTGCGTGCGGCTGTAAGCCCGCCCCCTCCTGGGTGTTCCGGGGTGGGCTGTCCTCGTCATGTCCAAGGGGACGTGCAGCAGGACGGGCTGTGGCAGGTGGCAGCAGACGGCACCCCACGTGCGGCTCCCTCGCAGGTTCACGCGCGCCCTTCGTTCGGCTGTCGGGTTAGAGAATCCGCCCACCACGGGGCTGGCTGCGGGAGCCCAGGGGAGGCGCCGCCCTGTCCTGTCTCGGGCTCCCTGTGCCCCGTGGGGTTCCAGGCAGGGCTGGCCGCCCCCCCGCCTGTGTTGGTGGCAcaggagggagctggggcagACGAGCACACGCTCCCTGCACCTCCCGCAGTGAGATGTCCGGGTTTCGCCCTTTAGGAATTTTTGAACCGAAGGAAAATGACAGAGTTTGGCAACCTGGCGCTCATCGACCAAGATGCCATGGAGGAGGGCGGGGTCCTGATACCGTTGCCGGGCGTAAAGAAGGGTGAGCAGAGGGTCCTACTGTGTCCCCCTGGCCAGGGCACGGCAGGCCGCCCTGCTCACCGCCTGCTTTTCCTGGGGGATAGCAGGCGGTGTTGCTCTCGTCGGGGCTGCAGCGATTGACGTCCAGGAACTCTGGCGCTGGTGGCCAGGGCGCAGGGTCCCCCCTGCGAGTGGCTGGGCATCTGGCCGGTGCCCAGCCCTGTGCCTTGCGCCTGTCCCCATGTGGACTTCAGGGCAAGCCCAGTGTCGGGCTGGCAGCCTCCCCGGCCTGAGGGCCTTGAGGGGCTGGAACCACCTACCTCACAGCCTTGGCTGGGCAGGGCTTTTCTCCGGAACGGACAAGCCGGCTGCTGGCTAGGCCGGAGCCCAGAGAGCGCCCGCCCTGACGGCTCGTCCGGGGAGGCCTGTAGCGCCCGTGAAGCAGCACCTGAGGCCCCGACACGGGGCTGCTGCCTCTGCTGGCTCTGCAGGGCGGGCCTCCCTTCGTGGGGCGGGTGGTGAGGGATGTGCTGCCCTGTGACCGGCGGTGCCTCTGTTCCCAGGTGACATGAGCTCTCGGCACTTCAAACCTGAGATCAGGGTGACTTCGCTCCGCTTCTCTCCCACCGGTGCGCCCTGGGTGTCAGGTCATTGATGTGGGAGGGGTGGGCTTGGTCCCTTCCGGGCCTGTGGTGTGCGCGGTGGGCCTGGCAGCCCCCTCCTGGGGCGAGGGCAGCACAGAGCCTCTGGCTGGCTCTGGGCACCGTCGACCCCCGGGGGGGTAAGACGTGGCCATCTCTGTCCCTGCTGGCGGACGGCCGTGGGAGCTGTGGGGAGGTGGGCACCTGCCCTGAGCGCCTGCTCGTGTGCCTGTGGGGCCGACCCAGGAGTGTccggtggaggagggagaggacggGGCTGCAGCGGCTGATCCTCACGGGGCGCTCCTTCCCCAGGGGCCGGCGTCCCCCAGGCTTCCTCCCCCTTGTTGTACTCAGGACCCCGGGGACGTACTCAATACCTGTTCTtcaaaaaatggggaaaagcGGAAATAAACGTTCAGGAAGCCTCTGTTAAGTCTGCTTGATTTCCCAGGGCGCTGCTGGGCGGCCACCACCACCGAGGGGCTCCTCATCTACTCCCTGGACGCCCGGATGCTCTTCGACCCGTTCGAGCTGGACACCAGCGTCACGCCCGTGCAGATCCGGGCGGCGCTGTGCCAGCGGGACTTCACCAGGGCCATCCTCATGGCCTTCCGGCTCAACGAGAGGAAGCTGCTGCAGGAGGCCCTGGAGTCGGTGCCCTGGGACGAGAGTGAGcccgggccagggctgggggggcCCGCGGGGCCGAGGGGGCCCTGCGGCCACACACGGCGGCCAGGTGTCTGCACGTGCAGAGCTGTGGGCGCGTCTCTCCGGACAGGTTCTTTGCGGGCTGAGTGGgacttcctccttctcttccagtTGAGGTCATCAGCTCCTCCCTGCCTGACTTGTACGTGGAGAAGGCGCTGGAATTCTTAGCTTCATCCTTCGAAGAGTCTCGCCATCTCGAATTCTACCTCATATGGACTCAGAAGCTGCTTATGGCCCACGGACAGAAGCTCAAGTGCAGGTACGGCCCGCCGCTCCCTCGGCCACGGTCGCTGGGTCAGCTGCCTGTGTGGGTGCACAGGCCGGGGAGGCTCTACGCGCGCACAGCGTGGAGCAGGTCCGGGCGGCCTCGTGGTGGCCGCCCACGCTGAGGGACGTGTCCTTTGCAGAGTGGGGACACTGCTGCCGGCAGTTCAGTTCCTTCAGAAGAGCATCCAGCGCCACTGGGACGACGTCTCCAAACTGTACGTGTCTCGGGAGTGGCTGATGGGCAGGGTGGGGCGTCCACTGTCACCAGCAGGTTCCGGTTGGTTCCACGCCAGGGCCGCCCTCTGTGTTGTCTGATTTGGGGACAGAAGGCCCCAGCGTCGGTCTGACTAACGTGAGCCCCGCGTGCCCTCGGCAGCTGTGACTGGAACCGCTACAACCTACAGTACGCGCTGGCCGTCTCTCAGCAGCGGGGCCTGAAGCGGCCCTCTGAGCCGCCGGGCAGCGGGCAGGAGGCAGACGCGCCCGAGGGCGACGACGACAGCCTGCACCTGCTCAGGAGAGGACCTGGGGCTGGAGACGGGCCGCTGGCCTAGAGCTGGCCGCCTGCAGCCCTGCTGGCTTCGGCTGGGACGTTGGGCAAGGTGGGACCTCCACCGCGGGGGGCAGCGGGGACGCAAGGGCACTGCTGCCAGGACTCGCTCTTCTGCAGGAACCAAACGCGGCCACGGGGTCAGTGCGTCAGCTGACGGGTCCCTGGCAGGCGCGGGCTTGGCACCCAGGGCCCAGGAGCGTCTGCCGTCGAAAGCACCTTGCGGAGAGGTGAATGGGCTCACATGTATAGACTCAAACTTTGTatgagtttttatgtttttaatataaagcTTTGATAACGTGTATCTCTACAACGTAGGTATTAAGTCTGACCTCTGAATTTGAAATGTTTGTAATGTATCCTGGTGTGATTGTCGTGCTGGGGGATCAGGGCCACCTGCCTGCTGGCACCTCTGTGCCGGGGAACAGGTGAGCAGGGCAGGTGGTTCGCCCTCACGGCCCAGCCTAGGCTGCCAGCCCCATCGTCCCTGCACAGGGTCTGGCAGGGAACATCTGCTTGACTCTGACCTTGgagagggggctggggctggggctgggcctggaCAGGCTTCCCAGGGAGACCCATCAAACCTGCTGGCCAACTCTGAGAGGAAGACTCCATCCTGCGATGCCCCTCGGGAAGGGTCACTGTGAGGGCAGCCTAGGCCACAGCCAGGCCCCTGGTCCCTTGGTAGCTACAGCTTCCAGGGTCAGGACACAGGGCCCAGCCTGCAGGTCACCAGAGTGCGGCCACGAGTCACTGGACCATTATTAGTATGGATGGCGGGCAGGTTCTTGCTAGTCTGGTGGGGCTGTGTGCTCTTCTATCTGCTTATGAAACTCATGTGCTATCTTGGGATGGAGTCATTTCCTTTGTAAACATAATGACGTCTATCAGAGCCTCTACTCTTCTTGGGTATCaaggtagaaaataaatacattgataGTCGTGTATTTTCAGATGCAAATAACTCATCTGTAAACTATCCCCGTGGTCCTGAAAGGAACTGGGATGGACcctgtttttctcctccttccatcTTCCTGCCAGGGGTTGTCACACACCGAGCTTGGGACCCAAACACTCTGACTCACCTCTCAAAAGCGACTGCAGCAGGCGGTGAAAGGCAGTGTTGGGTCTGTCATCCTAACCCCCAGCTGGGGAAAGATACTCTCAGCCCTGCCAGCCCTCTCCCAGGCTCCCCCACTAATGGTTAAAGGAGGACTATATAATATAACCTTGACCTTCCTCTAGAGGCTACCCTAAATACCCACTCCTGAAGCAAAGTTCTCGTGTAATTTGACCTCCCCTTGCACCCCCTACAGTTCACTTGACGATGTACTTAAATGCCTCCCTACAGAGCTCGGACCACCGTTCATCCACAAGCCAGGACACCCTAGCAAGTGGGAGCCACTGAAAACTATAACCTTCCAACTTGTAACTATTCTGTGGAGGAGTCCAAAATGAGTCAGCAGAGGAACTGACCCAAACCAAAGATGGTCTAGCCTTCCAGGGATACTCCCAACTTGCCTGGAGGGCCTTAGAACACACTGGCTACCAAGAGCCCATCAAATGGCAAGGATGGGTTTAAGCGCACCAAAATAAGAGTTGGTGTCATAGGCCCCCAACGAAGAGGCCTGCAGCCCACCAGACCCTGCGAGCTGGCCCCGCTCTCACGTCACTCACGTGCCACTAACGCACCTTCGGCCCCAGCCCGTTGGCCTCTGCGGAAACACACGTGGATGACGATGTGGACACCAGGAGGATGTGTTCCTCTGTGGGGCCCGGAGAGCCACAACCTGAAGGAaatgtccccagcaaagcccagtGGGGTCCCGGGAAAAATAAGACGGAATCCAGGGGATAGGGTCCAACCTCTTCTGTGTTTATTCTAGTTTTACTTGCCTGTAGGGGGCCGGGTGCAGAGGCTTCCCACCTAACATGTCGGATTAGCGTTCCCAGTGCAAAGCGGCTCTGCGTGACAGCCAGACTGGGTGAGCCGTGTGCAGAAGTGCTGCACCCGCCTGACCCACAATGactccacccctccctctgccagaACCCTATAAAGCAGCACCCCCCCGGGCCTTTCAGGGGAGACCCCGTGCTGTAGAGCAAGCTCCCATCTCTCCATTCTTCGGTCAAAGAatgaagctttcctttgcttctcaaCTGAACTTGGTCTCTGTCTACTGGCGCGAGCGACACTGGGCAGAAGGACACTTATTGGTGCCCGACTCAAGAGGGTCGGTAACGTGTCCGCCCCAGGAGAGCAGACAAAAGGAAGGCGGCCTCAGACTTGATAATCACGGGCACAGGCTTAGCACCAGGATGAGCAGCCCCACGGGGAAGGGGGTACCTATCACGAGGCCACCCTCCAAAATCTACCTGCCTCAGTGGAGGAACTGGCCAAAACGCCAGCCTCTAGTTAGACTGACCAAAGATCATGGTGAGTTCCATAGCCACTGTAGCAACGGATAACAGAACAGCCTTCGGTTACCCCCTGGCACAACAAGGCGGCGCCTGTGTGGCTGCAACACCTGCTGGTGCATGTGGACAAATACCACATACCACCCAGTGTAAAGGAAATAACACCAACAGGCCAGCTGGTGACACAGCATTGGTAATGGCGCCCCGGAGGCATGGGGTTCTATACAGGGCTTTCTCCTCGGTAAGTCGGCCGTTTACTCCATCCACTGACACTTCCTTTAGTCACAGCGCTACTGATTCTTCTGTTGGGCCTATAGTTCTTAACTTTCATGTCAAGTTTGTCTCTCAAAGACTGCAGGCCACCAGATTATTCCTCTGTCGTGTCAACCCTGAATTGGGGGCATACCAACACCTCCAACAGTCCAGTTTGAATACCCTAGAATGTGTACAGCTAGACGTCAAGCTGTTTCATTCCTCAAGCCCCTGCTGGGCCTTCGCCCTTAGCAGAAAGCGGCTAGAGCGGTAGTCACCCCTCATCCCTCAAGACTGAGCAATGATCCAAAGACAGGCATGGACTGAAATCACCACCTGTGAGTTACAAGGCTACAAGTATCTACAAGGTAGAAACAAAATGACATAGAGAACACCAAGCTCCTGCAGAGGACCAGGGAAACAAACTTGCTGACAGCCCCGCCGACCGAGCGTTGCGCAGGCACACTGAAGGGCTAGAACGAGGAGGGACTACAATAGTGACCTTTAGACGTCACGGGCCAAAACCCCACTGCATGTTACACCCCGCACCGCCAATTTGCACCTGCGACCGGTCAGAGGCGTAACTAGCAGCCCCAGCGCCTGCGCAGGAGGGCTCTTGATACTTACACTGAAACTTACACTAACTTTCCACCAATCATATCCGAGCTCCCCTCCCCTTCTTGCTCCCTACTTCCTGATAAATATCCCCTCAGCGGCCCCCGGGGACACAAATCTGAGCTTCGCACCGCACTTCTACGCCCGTTCTTGCGTGGCCCTCCTGTGATAAACCTCTTTCTCTGCAAAGACCTGGCCTCGTATCTGGCCTTCCCTCTGCACAACCAGATGGGTTACAAAAGGACCCACGTCAACAGAAAGGCGaagagcaggaggggaggggcgcCGGGCCGCTGCAGCGGGAGGGCCTCACTCCGGCCTGGACTCAGCGGCCGGGAAAGGGGGGCGCAGATGAGAACTGGACACTTGGGCACCGGCCACTCGGTGTCGCGGAGTCACGTTGAGGCCTCATGACGACACAAGTTAACTCCAGAGCCCGTATCTCAGCACAGCGCTTCTCGGCAACCGCGACCCTGCGCGCCTCCCGGCGACGCCGCCGCGGGGCGGGACGGGGGCGGTGCCCAAAGCCGCGTGGACCTGCTGCGGAACCAGGAGCCCTTGCCGGGTTGAGCGCGAGCCACGGGCGACTGCGCAGGCGCGGCCCCGCCCACCGGCGCGCTCGCGGGCGGGCGGCGGCAGTGCGCAGGCGCGGCTCCGCTCACCGTGACCCTGCGACCCCGGTGTCCTCGCGCAGGATGGCGGCCCTCCGGGCTCTGGTGGCGTCCAGGCTAGCGGTGACCGCCGCCTTCGCGCCGCGCCCCGGCCTGTGTGCGCTGCCGTTCGGCGGAGCGGCGCAGTCCCCGCGCGCGGCCTTCCACGCCTCCGCGCCGCGCCCCGTGGCCAGGGTCGCAGTGGTGAGCGGACGGGCGGGGCGCCGAGGTCGGCCTTCCCACCCTCCCCGTGCCCGCGGGCGGCCCCTCCGACCCCCAGCGCCTCCCTCGCGCtgacctccctctcccccaggtcGGCCCCTCCCCTTGCGGGAGGCGGTCGGCCCGCCCGGTGGACCGCGTGACCCCCGTGACCGGCCCTCCATCCCTGCAGGTGCTGTCCGGATGCGGGGTCTACGACGGGACAGAGCTCCATGAGGCCTCATCGTAAGCCCCTGGGCGGCTCGCCCTCGGGAGGGGCGGTCCCCCTTTTCCTGAACCGTTCGGAGAAGCCTTCCTGCTGGTTAGGAAGGCAGAGAGGACTGCTGGACCAGACTCAGGGCGGCGCGAAGGACAACGTTTAAACTCAATGCGTGTAACGTACAGGAAGATATAAAATGAGCTTTTGAGTATCACCTGTGATACTAAACACAGCGCTAACCACTTAACATTTGTTCTGCTGTTTTTCCACACCCACGTGTTGTACACATTGGGATCAAACGGTCCTGCGTGTTGGAAATCAGAGAGCTCTTCTCCGTCTTTACAGCATGATTTTTAAGGGCTGTGCAGTGACCTCGCCGTAGACCGATGTCATTGGGGTAGCCTGCCAGCTGTTGCCAAGTAGTTTGTCCTTTGATCGATTTACTTAAAAAGTTCCTGTGAGCAGGACCGTAGGGGCTGTCAGGTTCAGAGTTAGTTGAAGGGGAGAGTTAGGTGGTGGTTGGGGAACACACCTCTCCCAATTGCGGGGCCTCGCTGGTCCCCGGAGGAGCCTGAGGCTGGTGTCTGGGGGTGGCCGCTGGGCGTGGCCAGCGGGTGCTGGCGGTGGCTGGACAGAGAGTGAACTTTAGAGCGTTCTGGGCTGGTGGGTGGAGAGGGCCAGGAGTTTCCTGATGGGGGCTGAGCAgggtggggcaggagagaggaggCAGTGAGGAATAGCCAGCAGCTTGAAACCTCCCGGGCAGAGCAAGGAGTTGTAGGTCGAGTGCCCGCGAGGTTCCGAGGAGCTGAACCCCAGTCCAGGGGTCCCAGCCCTACCAGGGGACAGCTGTGATCTGTCTTGGGGTCTCgtgtctcctctttctctggaAGTGGGTACTGACAGCACTGCCAGGGACAGGTTTCGTGCCAGTGTTTGGACTCGgacctgccgcagagcaacccTTGGTAGATGCTGGCATCCGTAGCAGCCCCCAGGGTTGCGTGGGTGTCTCCCATCCCCATGAGGGGAAGGTTGGGGAGACCAGGAGCTGAACTCACTTTGGAGACTAAAAGCCCTCCTCAATCCCTCGAGGCCATTGTGGATTGGCCCATGGGAGGAAGAACACCCAGAAGGAGCCTGGGAATGCAGACATCCAGGCTGTGACAGTTGCCGGGTCACCCGTCCCTACGGCCTGGTTTGTAAAGGTAGCTTGGGGGCGGCTAGCTGGTCTCCACAGGCCAGTTCAGTGACAGCGAACTCAAATAGAGGGCATTGGGGTCGTTAGCAAGCCAGTCATGACTTTTTGCAAAGCAAGGAGGTTGTTAACCTATGTGAGAAATGTATACCTGTCAGTCACCTAAAACACTGTTTTTAAACACCCGGTGGCAGGTAAAGCTGGGCCAGGCACATGTCTGGTCTGATTCCCTCCTGTGCAGGATACTGGTTCACCTGAGCCGTGCGGGGGCCGAGGTCCAGATCTTCGCTCCTGACATCCCTCAGATGCACGTGATTGACCACACCAAGGGGCAGCCTTCTGAGGGCGAAACCAGGTACGGGCCCCTCCTCGTTGTCCTTGAACGTGCACAGGTTGAAACTCCCCAAGAACGTGCGCGCGGTTGCTTCGTCTTAGCTGGGAGCCGAGTCCGCATTTAAGGGGTCTGGCAGCAGTGGTCCTGACGCTGTGCCGGACCCCAGGACGTCCCTCGCCGTCCAGCACTGTTGGAGCAGTGGAGGAAGGTTCCCCCTGAGTGAGCTCCTCGCGCCTTCGTTCTCACCGAATGCCCGTGCGTTCATTTGGTCTCAATCCTCGTCCACCCGTTTGGACCCACGTATCTGTGAGCAGCTCCCACCAGCAT
It encodes:
- the PWP2 gene encoding periodic tryptophan protein 2 homolog isoform X2, whose protein sequence is MSTWVFGAERWDNLIYYALGGHKDAIVGCFFESSSLDLYTLSQDGALCVWQCDTPPEGLRLKAPAGWKADLLQREDGAERETTVHGKAAPTAEEQQGKVKYSRAAKYFFNKEGDFNHLTAAAYHKKVHLLVTGFASGIFHLHELPEFNLIHSLSVSDQRVSSIAINGSGDWIAFGCSGLGQLLVWEWQSESYVLKQQGHFNSMVSLAYSPDGQYIVTGGDDSKVKVWNTLSGFCFITFTEHSSGVTGVTFTSTGYVIVTSSMDGTVRAFDLHRYRNFRTFTSPRPTQFSCVAVNSSGDIVSAGAQDSFEILIWSMQTGRLLDVLSGHEGPISGLCFNPMKSVLASASWDRTVRLWDMADSWRTTETLALTSDALAVTFRPDGAELAVATLDSQITFWDPENAAQTGSIEGRRDLKTGRKELDKITAKHAAKGKAFTTLCYSADGQSILAGGMSKFVCIYHVKEQILRKKFEISCNLSLDAMEEFLNRRKMTEFGNLALIDQDAMEEGGVLIPLPGVKKGDMSSRHFKPEIRVTSLRFSPTGRCWAATTTEGLLIYSLDARMLFDPFELDTSVTPVQIRAALCQRDFTRAILMAFRLNERKLLQEALESVPWDEIEVISSSLPDLYVEKALEFLASSFEESRHLEFYLIWTQKLLMAHGQKLKCRVGTLLPAVQFLQKSIQRHWDDVSKLCDWNRYNLQYALAVSQQRGLKRPSEPPGSGQEADAPEGDDDSLHLLRRGPGAGDGPLA